The DNA segment ATGAAACAGGCTCCGGAACACTTGGTGGATTTGATCGAGCCCATCGTAGAAGGACTGGGTTACGAATGCGTTGGCATCGAATATAACCCGCATCCCTCGCATGGCATGCTGCGCGTTTATATCGACAACGAACAGGGTATTTTGTTGGACGACTGTACCAAAGTCAGTCACCAGTTGAGCGGGATGCTCGACGTCGAAGATCCGATTCCCGGCGAATACCAGTTGGAAGTGTCTTCGCCCGGTGCCGACCGGCCGTTTTTCAAGCTGAGCCAGTTTCAGCGTTTTATCGGCAGCAAAGTCAATATCAGTTTGTTTAAACCCATCGATAAGCGCCGCAAGCTTACTGGCGAAATCAAAAGCGTCGATGGCGAGACGGTTGTGATTCAAGAAGGCGAAAAATTATTCAGCGTGCCGTTTCAGGCAATGAGCAAGGCGCGCTTGGCGCCGGATTACGATTTTAATAAAGGAGGTCGCAGTGGCGAATAAAGAAATTCTGTTGGTGGCGGATGTTTTTGCCAACGAAAAAGAAATCGATAAGGAAATTATCTTTCAGGCGATCGAATCGGCCTTGGAAGCGGCCACTGTCAAACGTTACGAAAATCCGGTCAAAGTTCGGGTGGCAGTTAATCGCCATACCGGGGATTATCTGACCTACCGCCGCTGGCAGGTTGTCGACGCCAATCCGGAAATCAACGGCGATGTCGAGCATCCCGGCTGGCAAATTCTGTTGGAAGCTGCGCAGTTGGATAATCCCGAGGTGCAAGTCGGCGACTATGTCGAAGAAGAGATCGAGTCAGTTGCATTTTGCCGGATTGCCGCGCAAACCGCCAAGCAGGTGATCATTCAGAAAGTGCGCGAAGCGGAACGCAAGAAAATCGTCGAGGCATACCAAGACCGAGTCGGCGAATTGGTGACTGGTGTCGTCAAACGGCTGGAAAAAGGCAGCGTGTACCTGGACCTTGGCGGGCACGTCGAGGCTTATATCGCCCGGGAAGATATGATTCCGAAGGAGCCGGTGCGGATGGGCGACCGGGTGCGCGGCTATTTGAAAGCGGTTCGCTCCGAGCCGCGCGGGCCGCAACTGTTTGTCAGTCGTACCGCGCCGGAGTTGCTGATTGCACTGTTCCGTCTGGAAGTGCCGGAAGTGGGTGAAGGTTTGATCGACATATTGGCTGCGGCCCGCGATCCGGGGTCGCGGGCAAAAATCGCGGTCAGAGCCAACGATCCGCGATTGGACCCGGTCGGTGCTTGTGTCGGTATGCGCGGTTCGCGGGTCCAGGCCATTTCCAACGAACTGGCGGGCGAACGGGTGGACATTATTTTGTGGAATGCCAACGACGCGCAGTTCGTGATTAACGCCATGTCGCCGGCTGAAATCCAATCGATCGTGGTCGACGAAGATAAACACAGCATGGATGTGGCGGTGGCGACCGACAGTCTGTCGCAGGCGATCGGCCGCGGCGGCCAAAACGTCAGGCTGGCTACCGAGCTGACCGGGTGGGAATTGAATATTCTCGACGCAGCCCAGGTCGGCAAGAGCCACGACGAAGCTGCGGCGAAAGCCAAGCAACAGTTCATGGAACTGTTGGATGTGGATGAAGAAATCGCCGACGTCCTGGTCGATGTCGGTTTGAATAATA comes from the Methylomonas sp. EFPC3 genome and includes:
- the rimP gene encoding ribosome maturation factor RimP; translated protein: MKQAPEHLVDLIEPIVEGLGYECVGIEYNPHPSHGMLRVYIDNEQGILLDDCTKVSHQLSGMLDVEDPIPGEYQLEVSSPGADRPFFKLSQFQRFIGSKVNISLFKPIDKRRKLTGEIKSVDGETVVIQEGEKLFSVPFQAMSKARLAPDYDFNKGGRSGE
- the nusA gene encoding transcription termination factor NusA, which encodes MANKEILLVADVFANEKEIDKEIIFQAIESALEAATVKRYENPVKVRVAVNRHTGDYLTYRRWQVVDANPEINGDVEHPGWQILLEAAQLDNPEVQVGDYVEEEIESVAFCRIAAQTAKQVIIQKVREAERKKIVEAYQDRVGELVTGVVKRLEKGSVYLDLGGHVEAYIAREDMIPKEPVRMGDRVRGYLKAVRSEPRGPQLFVSRTAPELLIALFRLEVPEVGEGLIDILAAARDPGSRAKIAVRANDPRLDPVGACVGMRGSRVQAISNELAGERVDIILWNANDAQFVINAMSPAEIQSIVVDEDKHSMDVAVATDSLSQAIGRGGQNVRLATELTGWELNILDAAQVGKSHDEAAAKAKQQFMELLDVDEEIADVLVDVGLNNIEEIAYIPVDEMLEIEGFDEELVEALRSRAKDALLISAIVSEEKIETAEPSPELLAMEGMSAELAREMAAKGIVTLDDLAEQAIDDIIEFTGMTEERAGKLIMKARESWFAEDKG